The following are encoded together in the Primulina tabacum isolate GXHZ01 chromosome 18, ASM2559414v2, whole genome shotgun sequence genome:
- the LOC142533851 gene encoding uncharacterized protein LOC142533851 produces the protein MQLFAETSYSVLFLVVLLATLLAPTVRSDADVIKQLPSDPQENDLCPSNTDQNSCPVKCFRPDPVCGDDGVTYWCGCPDAHCAGARVKKLGVCEVGNGGSGTAGQALLLVHIVWLILLGVFVLFGLL, from the coding sequence ATGCAGTTGTTCGCCGAAACATCTTACTCGGTTTTATTCCTCGTTGTTCTTCTCGCCACCCTTCTCGCTCCCACTGTCCGATCAGACGCTGATGTCATCAAACAGCTACCTTCCGATCCACAGGAAAATGACCTCTGCCCGTCGAATACGGACCAAAATTCATGCCCGGTGAAATGTTTCCGGCCTGATCCGGTTTGCGGGGATGACGGCGTCACCTATTGGTGTGGATGCCCCGATGCTCACTGCGCCGGAGCACGCGTCAAGAAATTGGGAGTTTGTGAGGTTGGCAATGGCGGATCGGGCACAGCGGGACAGGCCCTTTTGTTGGTTCACATTGTTTGGCTCATATTACTCGGGGTGTTTGTATTGTTTGGGCTTCTTTGA